The following is a genomic window from Citrifermentans bemidjiense Bem.
GCTTCTTTGCCTACCGGCTTATCAAGTTCGTTCCCAGCAGGGCCAACGTTGCCAACATCTCGGTACTGTTCCTGCTGGCGTTGCTAGTCACCTTCCTGGTCAAAGACGGCTCTTCCGCCGGTTACCTAGCTGGCACCTTGATCACGACCGGCGTCGGAGCATCCTCATTGCTGCGCATAACCCGCTCGCTAGGAAGGAATCCCTTCAGCAGAAAGTAAGGACGCTGACGTCCAAACACGGAGCAAATGTGGCTATAGACTTAAATCTCAAAATCTCAGTGGTGATACCGACATACGGGCGGGCGCAGATGGTGAAACAGACGGTGCTCGCAGCACTCAACCAGGAGCTCGAACCGTTCGAGGTGATCGTGAGCGACGACTGCTCCCCTGACGATACGGTGCAGGTGCTAAGGGAGGTCTCAGCCCAGCACCCCCGGCTCAAACTGATCGAGAACGCTACCAATTCCGGAGGGGTACCCAACTGGAACAAAGTGATCGACGCGGCTCAGGGGGATTATATAGCCTATTGTTCAGACGACGATTATTTCCTGCCGTATCACCTGAAGACGGCAGTCGGCTTTCTTGAGGAAAACCGCGAGGTGGACATGGTGCATTCTGGTTTTTTCAACCTTACTGACACCTGCCGCCAATTTCCAATTGTCTCTTGCGCGCTGATCTCTGATCAGGTTTTCGTGATCAACGGCAGGAAAACTCTGCAGCACATCATTAAGCAGACGAGCTACCCCTTCCAACCCTCAACGTGGGTATTCAGAAGGACGCTGTGGGAGGCGGTCGGCCACTTCGATACGCGCTACTCGGTATCCGACACCGACTGGTTCATCCAGGCGGGGCTTTCGCACAGTATCGCATACCTTCCCGTCTGCACGGTCGTCAACAGACGTCATCCGGACAACTGGAGCAACAGGGTGGGGAGCATCAATATGAACCTGGAGTTTCACGACATGATGCGCCGAGCGCTGCAATGCTGCGCGCAGAGGGATGAAGCAGGCCTTGGGTGGCTGGTCTGGCAGTGGAAGCTGACTGAGTTTGTCAAATTCTTACGCATCTATGTCGCCCGCTCACGCGCCGGGATGTTCGACGTGTCGGAACACTGTGCCGATGTGCTGTGGGACTTCATGCTTTCGGGCCGGCGCACAAACCCTTACCCGCTGTACGCCGCCTTTACTAAGCGTTGCAGCCGGATATTGCGCAGGGTTCAGTTGCTGCTGCCCGGGGGGGAACAAAAGTATCTCGGTTCCGGAACGGACTGTCCAGGCTGATGGAGTCTGCTATGCACTGCAAATACATTATCAAGACGTCGGGTAAATAGATGGCAAGAACAAGATACATTCGGAAGAGAGAACAAGCAGGAGAGCACGAGGCGGTTATTGACGCCACCGACCGCAGCCCGGCAGGACATGTCTTCTGCTTCGAGCCGTCGAGGCGACTTAAGGACCTCTTCTGCGTGGCACGAGAAAGACTGATGTCCCCACTGCTTAAGAGTAGGTACCCTGAGGCTTGTGGCAGCTTCCAGGTTTTTGCCAAGGAGTGGAGCGTATCGCTGCAGCGGCAGCGTTCCTTTTGCTCAAGGACGCTCGGCGGACTCGGGGATAAGACCGTCCTTGTCCTTGGCTGCGGCTTTGGGGACGATGCTGTCGCTTGGTTCCCTCATCGCCCGGGCAGGGTCATTGGGGTGGACATAGTCAACTATCAGAGATGCTGGGACGAGGCAATCGCAAAGTTCTCGAACGGGTGCACCAGCATCACGTTCCTGCAGCGCGACCTGGTGGGGGAGGACTGGAGCTTCATCGGGCAGGAAGGCGTAGACGTCATCTTCAGCTATGCCGTCCTTGAGCACATCTCTGACCTGTCACAGATGGCTCGCCGCGCCTTTGACGCCCTTAAACCGGGCGGGCTTTTCGTCGCCACCTATGGTCCTCTCTGGTACGGTCCCAACGGCGATCACACGTTCCCGCTGGCGGAAGACGACTACTATAACCACTTGATGCTGGATGACACTGAGTACGACAGATACATTGACCGGACCATGAGCGAATGGAAGCACCATGAGCACGGCTGCGAGGGCCCCTTCCTGCTGGAAAGGGGGTATTTTTCCTTTCTGCGCCCTGAAGAGTACCTGCGCATCTTCGTCGAGGCCGGTTACGAGATTTGCAATTCGCATCTGAACATATCCACTGCGGCTGAGCGGTATTTTGACAAGCACCCGGAGCGCCTTCCCTACCTGAAGGAACGCTATGGCCTGAATACGCTGGATCTCTATGCCAACGGCAGCGTCATCATCTTGAGGAAATCCTGACATGTGTGGCATCTTTGGAGCACTATCGCCGCAGTCCGCCCCGGTGGAGCAACTGTACGAGAAGATTGCCAGCCTCGCCCACCGCGGTCCCGATGACTCAGGATGCTGGGTCTCACCGGACCGGACCGTCGTCCTCGGCCACCGTCGGCTCTCTATCCTGGACTTGTCTCAAGCTGGACACCAGCCCATGGCCAGTTCGTGCGGCCGCTACCACATAGTCTTTAACGGTGAGATCTACAACTACCTTGAGATCAGGGACGAACTGGCCGCACTGGGATTCCTTTTTTCTGGCAGCGGCGATACCGAGGTCGTCCTCGCCTCCTACCGCCAGTGGGGCGCGGACTGTCTGGGGCGCTTTAATGGCATGTTCGCTCTGGCCATTTGGGATGAGGGAGATGTCGCCAACCAGCCCCGTCTGTTCATGGCGCGAGACCGGGCGGGGAAGAAGCCGTTTTATTACGTCCACGATGGGCGTTCGTTACGCTTCGCTTCCGAATTGAAGGCGCTTGGCCCGGGAAAGAGTGTCGACCTGCGCGCGCTGAATTTCTACCTCGCCTTGGGCTACGTACCCGACACGCTCTGCATCGCTGCCGGGGCTAAAAAGCTTCCCCCCGCCCATGCCGGCTACTTCCTCCCCGAAAGCGGGGAGCTTGAGACCTGGCGCTATTGGAGCCTGCCCCAGAACCTCCCTGACCCGGGCCGCGGGTGCGAAGATCTCGCGGACGAGGCGGAGAGCCTGCTGCGGGATTCGGTTGCCATGCGTCTGCGCAGCGACGTGCCCGTGGGGGTGTTGCTATCGGGGGGGTTAGACTCGAGTCTGGTGGTGGCAGCCGCCGCTCAGGCCTCGACCACGCCGATCAAGACCTTCACCGTTTCGTTCCCCGGCACCCGCTACGACGAGGCAGGATACGCCGCCATCGTGGCGCGCCACTTCGGGACCGAGCACCACGTGCTGGAGGTCCCCCAGCCATCGTTGGGGACCCTAGACGCTTTCTCTCCCTTAATAGACGAGCCACTTGCCGACTCTTCGCTTCTGCCTGCTTTCATGGTCTCCCGGTTAACCGTGCAGCACGTAAAGGTGGCGCTTGGTGGCGACGGCGGCGACGAACTTTTCGGCGGCTACGCCGACTACACCATGGCAGCTGCGGACCAGCGCTGTCTGGGCTGGATACCGAAGCCGCTGCTGTTGGCGGCGGGCCGTGCGGCGGGAGCACTGCCCGCCGGGGTCAAGGGGCGCAACCGCCTCTTTGCCCTGCAGGGTGGGGCGTACGAGTCCATGATATGGGGAAGCCCTTATTTCGACCTCTCGCTGCGCCGTCGCATCTTGGCCTCGGAGCAGGTTCAGGCCCTTGGTGAACAGTTGGATGAGCCGGAGCGTTGGCTGATGTCGCTGTTCCGGACCGGCCGCGACCCTCTTGACTGCATGACCAGAACCCATTTCGGAGGCATTTTGCCGGACGACTTCCTGGTGAAGGTGGATCGAGCGAGCATGGCGGTGAGCCTAGAGCTTCGCGCCCCGCTCCTTGACTACCGGCTGGTCGAGTTCGCCTTCGGCAGGTTGCCTTCCCATTGGAAGGTACAGGGGCAGGAAAGTCGCCGGCTCCAGAAGGTGCTAGGCCGTCGCATGCTCCCCCCCCAGCTCGACATCAACAGAAAACAGGGATTCTCCATACCTTTGGACAGCTGGCTGCGCAGTTCCCGGGGGGGCGAGGTCGAGGAAATGCGCCGCTGGTTACCGGACTGCATCGTACAGGACGAGGTTGCGAGGCTCATCGCCGGGCATCTGAAAGGGCGTGCTAACGGCTCGCGCCTCTTCGCATTGATGATGCTTGCCTTGTCACAAAAAAATAGCCAGGAGAATTAGCTTTGACTAATAGACCACTGATAACCGTTTGTATTCCGGCATACAATCGCGCCCATGTTCTCGAAGCCCTGCTCGATTCAATCCTGTGTCAGTCTTTCGATGACTTTGAGGTTCTCATCTGCGAGGACGGTTCTCCAGAGCGTGAGGCCATCCGGTCCATCGCCAGGCGCTACGCCGAGAGCTCGATCATTCCGGTCCGTTACCAGGAGAACGTCCGAAACCTTGGCTACGACGGCAATTTGCGCAACCTGATCGAGCAGGCCAACGGTCA
Proteins encoded in this region:
- a CDS encoding glycosyltransferase family 2 protein, with the translated sequence MIPTYGRAQMVKQTVLAALNQELEPFEVIVSDDCSPDDTVQVLREVSAQHPRLKLIENATNSGGVPNWNKVIDAAQGDYIAYCSDDDYFLPYHLKTAVGFLEENREVDMVHSGFFNLTDTCRQFPIVSCALISDQVFVINGRKTLQHIIKQTSYPFQPSTWVFRRTLWEAVGHFDTRYSVSDTDWFIQAGLSHSIAYLPVCTVVNRRHPDNWSNRVGSINMNLEFHDMMRRALQCCAQRDEAGLGWLVWQWKLTEFVKFLRIYVARSRAGMFDVSEHCADVLWDFMLSGRRTNPYPLYAAFTKRCSRILRRVQLLLPGGEQKYLGSGTDCPG
- a CDS encoding class I SAM-dependent methyltransferase; the encoded protein is MSPLLKSRYPEACGSFQVFAKEWSVSLQRQRSFCSRTLGGLGDKTVLVLGCGFGDDAVAWFPHRPGRVIGVDIVNYQRCWDEAIAKFSNGCTSITFLQRDLVGEDWSFIGQEGVDVIFSYAVLEHISDLSQMARRAFDALKPGGLFVATYGPLWYGPNGDHTFPLAEDDYYNHLMLDDTEYDRYIDRTMSEWKHHEHGCEGPFLLERGYFSFLRPEEYLRIFVEAGYEICNSHLNISTAAERYFDKHPERLPYLKERYGLNTLDLYANGSVIILRKS
- the asnB gene encoding asparagine synthase (glutamine-hydrolyzing), with translation MCGIFGALSPQSAPVEQLYEKIASLAHRGPDDSGCWVSPDRTVVLGHRRLSILDLSQAGHQPMASSCGRYHIVFNGEIYNYLEIRDELAALGFLFSGSGDTEVVLASYRQWGADCLGRFNGMFALAIWDEGDVANQPRLFMARDRAGKKPFYYVHDGRSLRFASELKALGPGKSVDLRALNFYLALGYVPDTLCIAAGAKKLPPAHAGYFLPESGELETWRYWSLPQNLPDPGRGCEDLADEAESLLRDSVAMRLRSDVPVGVLLSGGLDSSLVVAAAAQASTTPIKTFTVSFPGTRYDEAGYAAIVARHFGTEHHVLEVPQPSLGTLDAFSPLIDEPLADSSLLPAFMVSRLTVQHVKVALGGDGGDELFGGYADYTMAAADQRCLGWIPKPLLLAAGRAAGALPAGVKGRNRLFALQGGAYESMIWGSPYFDLSLRRRILASEQVQALGEQLDEPERWLMSLFRTGRDPLDCMTRTHFGGILPDDFLVKVDRASMAVSLELRAPLLDYRLVEFAFGRLPSHWKVQGQESRRLQKVLGRRMLPPQLDINRKQGFSIPLDSWLRSSRGGEVEEMRRWLPDCIVQDEVARLIAGHLKGRANGSRLFALMMLALSQKNSQEN